A single region of the Marispirochaeta aestuarii genome encodes:
- the gpmI gene encoding 2,3-bisphosphoglycerate-independent phosphoglycerate mutase encodes MVEALQKNPKHKGRKGPVVLVIMDGVGYGKYTEGDAVKAALTPNLDRLTAEWPSTKLKAHGTAVGLPDDGDMGNSEVGHNAIGCGRVFAQGAKLVGKSIEEGRIFAGDTWKKLISNVRDKNTTLHFLGLFSDGNVHSNVSHLRAMLTRALDEGVKRARVHILLDGRDVGETSALEYIDPFEEFLSGLNAKGADYRIASGGGRMQITMDRYGANWSMVEKGWHTHVLGEGRRFASAHEAVEILRAETSAIDQDLPPFVIEENGKALGSIEDGDSVIFFNFRGDRALEITAAFEEDDFDKFDRVRRPGVEYAGMMEYDGDMHVPRQYLVPPPSIDRTLGEFLAATRVKQLAVSETQKFGHVTYFFNGNRTGKFDPGTEDYVEIPSDIVPFEDRPWMKAAEITDTVIKALEEGKYDFIRLNYPNGDMVGHTGIYPAVVCAMEALDLQLGRLEKAARKAGATLILTADHGNSDDMFEHSKTGEVIIKENGQPKAKTAHSLNPVPCIIVDFDGKGEYSPTLKEGLGISSLAATSIELLGYLPPSDYDPGVLDWK; translated from the coding sequence ATGGTAGAAGCATTACAGAAGAACCCGAAACATAAAGGACGGAAAGGTCCTGTTGTTCTCGTAATAATGGATGGTGTCGGATACGGAAAATATACCGAGGGGGACGCGGTAAAAGCAGCCCTGACCCCGAATCTTGACAGACTCACCGCTGAATGGCCCTCAACAAAGCTGAAAGCCCACGGAACGGCGGTGGGACTCCCCGATGACGGGGATATGGGAAACAGCGAAGTCGGTCACAATGCCATCGGCTGCGGCAGGGTCTTTGCCCAGGGAGCGAAACTCGTGGGAAAGTCCATTGAAGAAGGCAGGATCTTTGCGGGCGACACCTGGAAAAAACTGATTTCCAACGTCAGGGACAAGAACACCACTCTCCATTTTCTGGGGCTTTTTTCCGACGGCAATGTCCACTCCAATGTTTCCCATCTGCGGGCCATGCTCACCAGAGCCCTGGATGAGGGGGTTAAGCGGGCCAGGGTCCATATTCTGCTGGATGGTCGGGATGTCGGGGAAACCTCCGCGCTGGAATACATCGATCCCTTCGAGGAGTTCCTTTCCGGACTGAATGCGAAGGGTGCGGATTACCGGATCGCCTCCGGAGGCGGAAGAATGCAGATCACCATGGACCGCTACGGAGCCAACTGGAGCATGGTGGAGAAGGGCTGGCATACCCATGTTCTGGGAGAAGGCCGTCGCTTCGCCTCTGCCCATGAGGCTGTGGAGATCCTGCGCGCTGAAACCTCGGCCATAGACCAGGACCTGCCTCCCTTCGTTATCGAGGAGAATGGCAAGGCCCTGGGAAGTATCGAAGACGGTGATTCGGTCATCTTTTTCAACTTCCGGGGAGACCGTGCCCTGGAGATTACCGCCGCTTTTGAGGAAGACGACTTTGACAAGTTCGACAGGGTCCGGCGCCCCGGGGTGGAATATGCCGGCATGATGGAGTACGACGGCGATATGCATGTTCCCAGACAGTACCTGGTTCCGCCACCCTCGATTGACCGCACCCTGGGAGAGTTCCTGGCTGCCACCAGGGTAAAGCAGCTTGCCGTCAGCGAGACCCAGAAGTTCGGCCATGTAACCTATTTTTTCAATGGAAACCGTACCGGAAAATTCGATCCCGGCACGGAGGACTATGTAGAGATCCCCTCGGACATAGTTCCCTTTGAAGACAGGCCCTGGATGAAGGCCGCGGAGATTACCGACACCGTTATAAAGGCCCTGGAGGAGGGAAAGTACGACTTTATCCGCCTGAATTATCCCAACGGGGATATGGTGGGTCATACGGGAATCTATCCCGCGGTTGTCTGCGCCATGGAAGCCCTGGATCTGCAGCTCGGTCGTCTTGAGAAAGCCGCCCGAAAGGCCGGGGCCACTCTTATTCTCACCGCCGACCACGGAAACTCCGACGATATGTTTGAACACAGCAAAACCGGAGAGGTCATCATCAAGGAGAACGGTCAGCCCAAGGCGAAAACCGCTCATTCCCTCAATCCGGTTCCCTGCATCATTGTGGATTTCGACGGAAAGGGTGAGTACTCCCCGACCCTTAAGGAGGGACTTGGAATCAGTTCCCTGGCGGCCACGAGTATTGAGCTCCTGGGTTATCTGCCGCCCTCGGATTATGATCCCGGTGTACTCGACTGGAAATAA
- the purU gene encoding formyltetrahydrofolate deformylase — MATNRPNSGDTATLLISCPDHRGIVAEVTHFIFTYNGNILHSDQHNDDETGTFFMRIEWDLKDFSIKKDKIAQAFEAIAEKFKMEWHLEFSTRVTKMAIFVSRFDHCLWDLMTRQRSGELDAEVVCIISNHTDCQSIAEYFKVPYYHLPVSRDKKAEDEARQWEILKKHKVDLIVLARYMQILSDAFVQRYKNRIINIHHSFLPAFIGAKPYHQAYSRGVKIIGATSHYVTADLDQGPIIEQDVTRISHRDTVTDLVQKGKNLEKMVLSRAVRLHLDHKILVFGNKTVVFD, encoded by the coding sequence ATGGCAACCAACCGACCGAATTCCGGTGATACCGCGACCCTTCTTATCAGCTGTCCTGATCACCGAGGTATTGTCGCGGAAGTCACCCATTTTATCTTTACCTACAATGGAAACATTCTGCATTCCGATCAGCACAATGATGACGAGACGGGCACCTTTTTTATGCGCATTGAGTGGGACCTGAAGGATTTCAGCATAAAAAAGGACAAAATCGCCCAGGCCTTCGAGGCAATCGCCGAGAAGTTTAAAATGGAGTGGCACCTTGAGTTTTCCACACGGGTCACGAAGATGGCGATTTTTGTTTCTCGCTTCGACCACTGTCTCTGGGATCTGATGACCAGGCAGCGTTCAGGGGAACTTGATGCCGAAGTGGTCTGTATTATTTCGAATCATACGGATTGTCAGTCCATAGCCGAGTATTTCAAGGTTCCCTACTATCACCTTCCTGTTTCCAGGGATAAGAAGGCCGAGGATGAGGCCCGTCAGTGGGAGATCCTCAAGAAGCACAAGGTCGATCTGATTGTTCTTGCCCGATATATGCAGATATTAAGCGACGCCTTCGTTCAACGCTATAAAAACCGGATTATCAATATCCATCACTCATTTCTTCCCGCCTTTATCGGGGCCAAGCCCTATCATCAGGCATACTCCCGGGGGGTAAAGATCATTGGCGCGACCAGTCACTATGTAACCGCCGATCTGGACCAGGGGCCGATTATCGAACAGGATGTGACCAGGATTTCCCACCGTGATACGGTGACTGACCTGGTGCAGAAGGGAAAAAATCTCGAAAAGATGGTCCTCTCCCGGGCGGTCAGGCTGCACCTTGACCACAAAATTCTGGTATTCGGAAACAAAACGGTTGTTTTCGACTGA